The following are encoded together in the Bacillus sp. NP157 genome:
- a CDS encoding AsmA family protein yields MRRGRKILAWVIGVLVVLVVAVILFIAFFDWNRLKPTINEKVTEAIGRPFAIQGDITAHWAREPGQGGLVSLIPWPHFTARDVVVTNPSWAKNGRFAHLDSIDFRLAPFPLIAHRIVIPEIRLGHPTIALQRQKDGTNTWTFKLPESSGPSEWQLELNAIAFDKGHIDFDDAQVQVNMGIDVTPLGKGIPFDEIMAQQEKDSRAQAKETTGASAKTMAKSDADEKDRQDDTKRKQVYMFAWEAKGTYKKSTVQASAKTGGVLALRDGNRPFPVQANARFGDTHIAFVGTLTDPINLGALDVRLWFSGTSMSHLYDLTGVTLPDTPPFATEGHLKANLKKGDSTFTYENFTGKVGSSDLGGTLAFRTGGARPSLTGDLKSNQLLFSDLAPLIGGGTDKEKAERGDAKAQPNGKVLPVEPFKTDRWNAMDADVRFVGANIVHGEKLPIKNVETHLIMKDAVLTLDPLKFGVAGGTVGSNLRLDGSKEPLKGRFNLGARHLKLKELFPTFAPMQTAFGELNGDASFTAVGNSPAALLGTSNGELKLLINDGAVSSSLLELAGLNVGSYVVNRFFGDDVVKINCMAADLVATDGVMESKVFALDTEKALINVNGDINFKDEKLNLDIVPHTKGFRVFSLRSPLYVHGTFANPSPGVHAGPLILRGGGAVALFFAAPVAALAPLMVPESGKASAVTCQPLLDDLKSAPPKAPPPGKSNSK; encoded by the coding sequence ATGCGGCGAGGCAGGAAAATCCTGGCATGGGTGATCGGCGTCCTGGTGGTGCTGGTCGTGGCCGTCATCTTGTTCATCGCCTTCTTCGACTGGAACCGGCTGAAGCCAACCATCAACGAGAAAGTGACCGAGGCGATCGGCCGTCCCTTCGCGATCCAGGGCGACATCACTGCCCATTGGGCACGCGAACCGGGCCAGGGCGGCCTGGTCAGCCTGATCCCGTGGCCGCACTTCACCGCCCGCGACGTGGTGGTGACGAACCCGAGCTGGGCGAAGAACGGGCGCTTCGCGCACCTGGACTCGATCGACTTCCGCCTTGCGCCCTTCCCGCTGATCGCCCACCGCATCGTCATCCCCGAGATCCGCCTCGGCCATCCGACCATCGCCCTGCAGCGCCAGAAGGACGGCACCAACACCTGGACCTTCAAGCTGCCGGAAAGCAGCGGCCCGTCGGAATGGCAGCTGGAACTCAACGCGATTGCCTTCGACAAGGGCCATATCGACTTCGACGACGCCCAGGTGCAGGTCAACATGGGCATCGACGTGACGCCGCTGGGCAAGGGCATCCCGTTCGACGAGATCATGGCGCAGCAGGAGAAGGACTCACGCGCACAGGCGAAGGAAACCACCGGCGCCAGCGCGAAGACCATGGCGAAAAGCGATGCCGACGAGAAGGACCGCCAGGACGACACCAAGCGCAAGCAGGTCTACATGTTCGCGTGGGAGGCCAAGGGCACGTACAAGAAGTCCACGGTGCAGGCCTCGGCCAAGACCGGTGGCGTGCTGGCCTTGCGCGATGGCAACCGTCCCTTCCCCGTCCAGGCCAATGCTCGCTTCGGCGACACGCATATCGCCTTCGTCGGCACGCTGACCGATCCGATCAACCTCGGTGCGCTCGACGTGCGCCTGTGGTTCTCGGGTACGAGCATGTCGCACCTGTATGACCTCACCGGCGTGACCCTGCCCGACACCCCGCCTTTCGCGACCGAGGGTCACCTCAAGGCGAACCTGAAGAAGGGCGACAGCACCTTCACCTACGAGAACTTCACCGGCAAGGTCGGTAGCAGCGACCTGGGCGGCACCCTCGCCTTCCGCACCGGCGGCGCACGGCCGAGCCTTACCGGCGACCTGAAGTCCAACCAGTTGCTGTTCAGCGACCTCGCGCCGCTGATCGGTGGTGGTACCGACAAGGAGAAGGCCGAGCGTGGCGATGCAAAGGCGCAGCCGAACGGCAAGGTCCTGCCGGTCGAACCGTTCAAGACCGATCGCTGGAACGCGATGGATGCCGACGTGCGCTTCGTCGGCGCGAACATCGTCCACGGTGAAAAACTGCCGATCAAGAACGTCGAGACGCACCTGATCATGAAGGACGCGGTGCTGACGCTCGACCCGCTGAAGTTCGGCGTGGCCGGTGGCACCGTGGGCAGCAACCTGCGCCTGGATGGTTCGAAGGAACCGCTGAAGGGTCGCTTCAACCTCGGTGCCCGTCACCTGAAGCTCAAGGAGTTGTTCCCGACCTTCGCGCCGATGCAGACGGCGTTCGGCGAGTTGAATGGCGATGCGTCGTTCACCGCCGTGGGCAATTCACCGGCGGCGTTGCTGGGCACGTCGAATGGCGAGCTGAAGCTGCTGATCAACGACGGTGCGGTGAGTTCGTCGCTGCTGGAGCTGGCCGGTCTTAACGTGGGTAGCTACGTCGTGAATCGTTTCTTCGGCGATGACGTGGTGAAGATCAACTGCATGGCGGCGGATCTGGTCGCCACCGACGGCGTTATGGAATCGAAGGTGTTCGCGCTGGACACGGAGAAGGCGCTGATCAACGTCAATGGCGATATCAATTTCAAGGATGAGAAGCTGAACCTGGATATCGTGCCGCATACGAAGGGTTTCCGGGTGTTTTCGCTGCGTTCGCCGCTGTACGTGCATGGCACGTTTGCAAATCCGTCGCCGGGCGTGCATGCGGGTCCGTTGATCCTGCGTGGCGGTGGTGCGGTGGCGTTGTTCTTTGCGGCGCCGGTGGCGGCGTTGGCGCCGCTGATGGTGCCGGAGAGTGGCAAGGCGAGCGCGGTGACGTGCCAGCCGTTGCTGGATGACCTGAAGAGCGCCCCGCCCAAGGCCCCGCCGCCGGGCAAGAGCAACAGCAAGTGA
- a CDS encoding autotransporter domain-containing protein produces MVVGNNNGLGTGDLAIDGATLEAGTTVTIPNNVSVGSNGVTVDGAQDLTVNGALSGTGGLDKEGTGTLTLGGSLADYTGGLTVNGGTLSATGNYTGGLTVGSGGTATLNGGDNNVTVAGPIAGTVNLGGGDLNVSYGNLPGVTGTVNGTPGTTLNVTGDGEGTLPNGVFNNVGNLTTTAGTLSVGAGTSVTFAGGSTIGGNLAVNGTLGGPVTIGSGGGLVGGGTITGPVTVGGTIAPSGIDGATGAAAGSGTAGTTLTTGGLTLGAGSTTAVRITPDGTSDSIVSNGTTTLGGTLATKPTGKGTFKPVTRYAIVRSNGGLAGTYASIDKGDLPFLDAGVTEENGVAYLTLSQAGTGGPTTPGGEGVAFNDLPGLTGNQVNVATTLQAIAGSGGDPLPTLLGTLRGLDAAQARHAFDTLTGETYTSAAQAELTGQQAYQDSLFERLRLARDTGEQGVAAFAVPYTSSSDLSRSADVARSDYRIHGLIVGVDSNVSPDLRLGVHANFANSRNEVHSRGDYTDVDQAAIGLHAAYSNDKHWWAEAMASYGWLNGNSTRHIAVGDYTPSASGDNDGKTTNAALQGGYRFDIGQGMHLEPFVGAYYTKVKYDAFTEKDAGDANLRVGGTTARAVQYGGGLRLTGDVDLGANNGTKLHPIVVVRYLHNTKDD; encoded by the coding sequence GTGGTCGTCGGCAACAACAATGGCCTTGGCACGGGTGACCTCGCCATCGACGGCGCGACGCTGGAAGCGGGCACCACGGTGACGATCCCGAACAACGTCAGCGTCGGCAGCAACGGCGTCACCGTGGACGGTGCGCAGGACCTGACCGTGAACGGTGCGCTCTCCGGCACGGGTGGCCTGGACAAGGAAGGCACCGGCACGCTCACCCTCGGCGGCTCGCTGGCGGACTACACCGGTGGCCTGACGGTCAACGGCGGCACGCTCAGCGCGACCGGCAACTACACCGGCGGCCTCACGGTCGGCAGCGGCGGCACCGCCACGCTCAACGGTGGCGACAACAACGTTACCGTCGCCGGCCCGATCGCTGGCACGGTGAACCTCGGCGGCGGCGACCTCAACGTCAGCTACGGCAACCTGCCGGGCGTGACCGGCACGGTCAACGGCACGCCGGGCACCACGCTCAACGTCACCGGCGATGGCGAAGGCACGCTGCCGAACGGCGTGTTCAACAACGTCGGCAACCTCACCACGACGGCGGGCACCTTGTCGGTCGGCGCGGGCACCTCGGTGACCTTCGCCGGCGGCAGCACGATCGGCGGCAACCTCGCCGTGAATGGCACGCTGGGTGGCCCGGTGACGATTGGCAGCGGCGGCGGTCTCGTCGGCGGTGGCACGATCACCGGCCCGGTGACGGTCGGCGGCACCATCGCGCCGAGCGGCATCGACGGTGCGACGGGCGCCGCTGCAGGGTCGGGCACGGCGGGCACCACGCTCACCACCGGTGGCCTCACCCTGGGCGCCGGTTCCACCACCGCCGTGCGGATCACGCCGGACGGCACCAGCGACAGCATCGTTTCCAACGGCACCACCACCCTCGGTGGCACGCTGGCGACGAAGCCGACCGGTAAGGGTACGTTCAAGCCGGTCACGCGTTACGCCATCGTGCGCTCCAACGGCGGCCTTGCCGGCACCTACGCCAGCATCGACAAGGGCGACCTGCCGTTCCTCGACGCGGGCGTGACCGAAGAAAACGGCGTTGCCTACCTGACCCTGAGCCAGGCCGGCACTGGTGGCCCGACGACGCCGGGTGGCGAAGGCGTCGCCTTCAACGACCTGCCGGGCCTCACCGGCAACCAGGTCAACGTCGCGACGACGCTGCAGGCCATCGCGGGCTCGGGTGGCGATCCGCTGCCGACCCTGCTCGGCACGCTGCGTGGCCTCGACGCCGCGCAGGCCAGGCACGCGTTCGACACACTCACCGGCGAAACCTACACGTCGGCTGCGCAGGCCGAGCTCACCGGCCAGCAGGCTTACCAGGATTCGTTGTTCGAACGCCTGCGCCTGGCCCGCGACACCGGCGAGCAGGGCGTGGCCGCCTTCGCGGTCCCGTACACCTCGTCCAGCGACCTCTCGCGCAGCGCCGACGTGGCTCGCTCGGACTACCGCATCCACGGCCTGATCGTCGGCGTCGACAGCAACGTGTCGCCGGACCTGCGCCTGGGCGTCCACGCCAACTTCGCCAACTCGCGCAACGAAGTGCATAGCCGCGGCGATTACACCGACGTGGACCAGGCGGCGATCGGCCTGCATGCGGCGTACTCGAACGACAAGCACTGGTGGGCCGAAGCCATGGCGTCGTACGGCTGGTTGAACGGCAACAGCACGCGGCACATCGCCGTGGGCGACTACACGCCGTCGGCCTCGGGCGATAACGATGGCAAGACCACCAACGCGGCACTCCAGGGCGGCTACCGCTTCGACATCGGCCAGGGCATGCACCTGGAACCGTTCGTCGGTGCGTACTACACGAAGGTGAAGTACGACGCCTTCACCGAGAAGGACGCCGGCGACGCCAACCTCCGCGTTGGCGGCACCACGGCACGCGCCGTGCAGTACGGTGGCGGCCTGCGCCTCACCGGCGACGTCGACCTCGGTGCGAACAACGGCACGAAGCTGCATCCGATCGTGGTGGTGCGCTACCTGCACAACACCAAGGACGACTAG
- a CDS encoding autotransporter outer membrane beta-barrel domain-containing protein, whose amino-acid sequence MQGSRPSKNTWQAGVGASFDITPKASVFVYYNKDIAEHTKSDAVNLGARWNF is encoded by the coding sequence GTGCAGGGCTCACGCCCGTCGAAGAACACCTGGCAGGCCGGCGTCGGCGCCAGCTTCGACATCACCCCGAAGGCCAGCGTCTTCGTCTACTACAACAAGGACATCGCCGAGCACACCAAGAGCGACGCCGTGAACCTCGGCGCCCGCTGGAACTTCTGA
- a CDS encoding siderophore-interacting protein: MSEKHLIQRVRHQVRMRMLTVVNVRSLTPHMVRITVQGPELEGFPSASPDDHVKVFLPTSSGEFNLPTMTPDGPVYPEGKEPSPARDYTPRQFRADTLELDLDFVIHGDGPASTWAEQAKVGDTLGVGGPRGSMIVPADYDHYVLVGDETALPAIGRWLEEMPADTPVTVLAEIASADEKQDLAREVQWFIRGASPSLDEALAALPLPPGDTFWWVATESKRARNLRSLLVEQRGIDKDWVKATGYWQA; encoded by the coding sequence ATGAGCGAAAAGCACCTGATCCAGCGCGTGCGCCACCAGGTGCGCATGCGCATGCTCACCGTGGTGAACGTGCGATCGCTCACCCCGCACATGGTCCGCATCACGGTGCAGGGCCCGGAGCTGGAAGGCTTTCCTTCCGCCTCGCCCGACGACCACGTCAAGGTGTTCCTGCCCACGTCCAGCGGCGAGTTCAACCTGCCGACGATGACGCCGGACGGCCCGGTCTATCCGGAAGGCAAGGAACCGTCCCCGGCGCGCGATTACACCCCGCGCCAGTTCCGCGCCGACACGCTCGAGCTTGACCTCGACTTTGTCATCCACGGCGACGGCCCCGCCTCCACCTGGGCGGAGCAGGCGAAGGTCGGCGACACCCTCGGCGTGGGCGGCCCGCGTGGCTCGATGATCGTGCCGGCGGACTACGACCACTACGTGCTGGTCGGCGATGAAACCGCCCTGCCCGCCATCGGCCGCTGGCTGGAAGAGATGCCGGCGGATACCCCGGTCACCGTGCTCGCGGAGATCGCCTCGGCGGACGAAAAGCAGGACCTCGCCCGCGAGGTGCAGTGGTTCATCCGCGGCGCCTCGCCCTCGCTCGACGAGGCACTGGCCGCCCTGCCGTTGCCGCCCGGCGATACCTTCTGGTGGGTCGCCACCGAATCGAAGCGGGCCCGCAACCTGCGCTCGCTGCTGGTAGAGCAGCGCGGCATCGACAAGGACTGGGTCAAGGCCACGGGCTACTGGCAGGCCTGA
- a CDS encoding PadR family transcriptional regulator has product MHFFHHARRHFRDHLHAHHGRHDARHLDELFGDDTRAQAEFGRGRCGERDHGQHGHHGGHHGHHGDHHHGRWTMFGIGRGGGRFSGGGPFGFDDREGGRGGRGGGRFGGGRMFGTGDLRLLLLALIEEQPRHGYELIRTIEEMFNGQYSPSPGAIYPTLTMLEELGYARVEAETGGKKLYAITDEGRAFLTENRDTLDALTERLQVMSRHMRRMTVPDGVRDAMHVLKHQLMNHHKAWDEAETLRVAAIVAAAAKQIAERQA; this is encoded by the coding sequence ATGCACTTTTTCCACCACGCCAGGCGCCACTTCCGCGACCACCTCCACGCCCACCACGGCCGCCACGACGCCCGCCACCTCGATGAGCTGTTCGGCGACGACACCCGCGCCCAGGCCGAGTTCGGCCGTGGGCGCTGCGGCGAGCGCGATCACGGGCAGCACGGCCATCACGGCGGCCACCATGGCCACCACGGCGATCACCACCACGGCCGCTGGACGATGTTCGGCATCGGCCGGGGCGGTGGTCGGTTCAGCGGCGGCGGCCCGTTCGGCTTCGACGATCGCGAAGGCGGTCGCGGCGGCCGCGGCGGCGGTCGTTTCGGCGGCGGCCGGATGTTCGGCACTGGCGACCTGCGCCTGCTGCTGCTCGCCCTCATCGAAGAGCAGCCGCGCCACGGCTACGAGCTGATCCGCACCATCGAAGAGATGTTCAACGGCCAGTACAGCCCGAGCCCGGGCGCCATCTACCCGACCCTGACCATGCTCGAAGAGCTGGGCTACGCGCGCGTCGAGGCCGAGACCGGCGGCAAGAAGCTCTACGCGATCACCGACGAAGGCCGTGCCTTCCTCACCGAGAATCGCGACACGCTCGATGCGCTGACCGAACGCCTGCAGGTGATGTCGCGGCACATGCGCCGGATGACCGTGCCCGACGGCGTGCGCGACGCGATGCACGTGCTGAAGCACCAGCTGATGAACCACCACAAGGCGTGGGACGAGGCCGAAACGCTGCGCGTCGCCGCCATCGTCGCCGCCGCGGCGAAGCAGATCGCGGAGCGCCAGGCATGA
- a CDS encoding thioredoxin family protein: MRSSFRTALFALALVAAVAGLARPAAAAQVAPEFAGIAAWQNSKPLTMKQLRGKVVLIDFWAYSCINCLRTLPHVTRWYDQYKDKGLVVIGVHSPEFPFEKQEGNVRDAIQKYNIHYPVAQDNDLETWDAWDNQYWPAEYLVDQRGNVIAHHFGEGNYAEMENAIRTLLGLPRLADDKAETDKDAPDFNQLGSPEMYFGSDRSKNNASPEGDRTGTRDFTAPSRLELNQFALVGRWEIGRQNATLDSANGEIRLHFKAKKVHMVASANDPVTLEIAVDGKPMAPVTVQKSQLYTLFDGDGYKDHVLTIKIPKANFHAFTFTFG, from the coding sequence ATGCGTTCCAGCTTCCGCACCGCCCTGTTCGCCCTGGCCCTCGTGGCCGCCGTCGCGGGCCTCGCCCGGCCGGCCGCCGCCGCGCAGGTCGCCCCTGAATTCGCCGGCATCGCCGCGTGGCAGAACTCGAAGCCGCTGACCATGAAGCAGTTGCGCGGCAAGGTCGTGCTGATCGATTTCTGGGCGTATTCCTGCATCAACTGCCTGCGCACCCTGCCCCACGTCACCCGCTGGTACGACCAGTACAAGGACAAGGGCCTGGTGGTGATCGGCGTGCATTCGCCGGAATTCCCCTTCGAAAAGCAGGAAGGCAACGTCCGCGACGCGATCCAGAAGTACAACATCCATTACCCGGTGGCGCAGGACAACGATCTGGAGACCTGGGACGCGTGGGATAACCAGTACTGGCCGGCCGAATACCTGGTGGACCAGCGCGGCAACGTCATCGCCCACCACTTCGGCGAAGGCAACTACGCCGAGATGGAGAACGCCATCCGCACCCTGCTTGGCCTGCCGCGCCTCGCCGACGACAAGGCCGAAACCGACAAGGACGCGCCGGACTTCAACCAGCTGGGCTCGCCGGAGATGTATTTCGGCAGCGACCGCAGCAAGAACAACGCAAGCCCCGAAGGCGACCGCACCGGCACCCGCGACTTCACCGCGCCCTCGCGGCTGGAGCTGAACCAGTTCGCCCTGGTCGGACGCTGGGAGATCGGCCGGCAGAACGCCACCCTGGACAGCGCCAACGGCGAAATCCGCCTGCACTTCAAGGCGAAGAAGGTCCACATGGTCGCCAGCGCCAACGACCCGGTCACGCTGGAGATCGCCGTCGACGGTAAGCCCATGGCCCCCGTCACCGTGCAGAAATCCCAGCTCTACACCCTGTTCGACGGCGACGGCTACAAGGACCACGTCCTCACCATCAAGATCCCGAAAGCCAACTTCCACGCCTTTACTTTCACCTTCGGCTAA
- a CDS encoding fumarate hydratase encodes MTSIKQDDLIQSVADALQYISYYHPVDYIRNLTAAYEREESAAAKDAIAQILINSRMCAEGHRPICQDTGIVTVFLKVGMNVRWDDATMSVEDMVNEGVRRAYNHPDNKLRASVLADPAGKRTNTRDNTPAVINVSIVPGDKLDVTVAAKGGGSEAKSKFAMLNPSDSIVDWVLKTVPTMGAGWCPPGMLGIGIGGTAEKAMLLAKESLMEPIDITELQARGASNRAEELRLELYEKVNALGIGAQGLGGLTTVLDVKVSDYPTHAANLPVAIIPNCAATRHAHFVMDGSGPVMLDPPSLEDWPKLTYDASKGRRVNLDTITREEVNSWQPGETILLNGKLLTGRDAAHKRMIDMLNRGETLPVDFTNRFIYYVGPVDPVRDEVVGPAGPTTATRMDKFTRQMLETTGLLGMVGKSERGPTAIDAIRDNKAVYLMAVGGAAYLVSKAIKSSRVLAFDDLGMEAIYEFDVQDMPVTVAVDSAGTSVHQTGPREWRSKIGKIPVVVE; translated from the coding sequence ATGACCTCGATCAAGCAGGACGACCTCATCCAGAGCGTCGCTGACGCCCTCCAGTACATCTCGTACTACCACCCGGTCGACTACATCCGGAACCTCACCGCCGCCTACGAGCGCGAAGAGTCGGCCGCGGCGAAGGACGCCATCGCCCAGATCCTCATCAACTCGCGCATGTGCGCCGAGGGCCACCGGCCGATCTGCCAGGACACCGGCATCGTCACCGTGTTCCTCAAGGTCGGCATGAACGTGCGTTGGGACGATGCCACGATGAGCGTGGAAGACATGGTGAACGAAGGTGTTCGCCGTGCCTACAACCACCCGGACAACAAGCTGCGCGCATCGGTGCTGGCGGATCCCGCCGGCAAGCGCACGAACACGCGCGACAACACGCCGGCGGTCATCAACGTGTCGATCGTGCCGGGCGACAAGCTCGACGTCACCGTCGCCGCGAAGGGTGGCGGTTCGGAAGCGAAGTCCAAGTTCGCGATGCTCAACCCGTCCGACTCCATCGTCGACTGGGTGCTGAAGACCGTGCCGACCATGGGCGCCGGCTGGTGCCCGCCGGGCATGCTCGGCATCGGCATCGGTGGCACCGCCGAAAAGGCGATGCTGCTGGCGAAGGAATCGCTGATGGAGCCGATCGACATCACCGAGCTGCAGGCCCGTGGCGCATCCAACCGCGCCGAAGAACTGCGCCTGGAGCTGTACGAGAAGGTCAACGCGCTGGGTATCGGCGCCCAGGGCCTCGGTGGCCTGACCACCGTGCTCGACGTCAAGGTCAGCGACTACCCGACCCACGCCGCGAACCTGCCGGTGGCGATCATCCCCAACTGCGCCGCCACCCGCCACGCGCATTTCGTGATGGACGGTTCGGGCCCGGTGATGCTCGATCCGCCGTCGCTGGAAGACTGGCCGAAGCTCACCTACGACGCGTCCAAGGGCCGCCGGGTGAACCTCGACACGATCACCCGCGAAGAAGTGAACAGCTGGCAGCCGGGCGAGACGATCCTGCTCAACGGCAAGCTGCTCACCGGCCGCGATGCCGCGCACAAGCGGATGATCGACATGTTGAACCGCGGCGAGACGCTGCCGGTCGACTTCACCAACCGCTTCATCTACTACGTCGGCCCGGTCGATCCGGTGCGCGATGAAGTGGTCGGCCCCGCTGGCCCGACCACGGCGACGCGAATGGACAAGTTCACCCGGCAGATGCTGGAGACCACGGGCCTGCTCGGCATGGTCGGCAAGAGCGAGCGTGGCCCCACCGCCATCGACGCGATCCGCGACAACAAGGCCGTCTACCTGATGGCCGTTGGCGGCGCGGCGTACCTGGTCTCCAAGGCGATCAAGTCGTCGCGCGTGCTCGCCTTCGACGACCTCGGCATGGAAGCGATCTACGAGTTCGACGTGCAGGACATGCCGGTCACCGTCGCCGTCGACAGTGCGGGTACCTCGGTGCACCAGACTGGGCCGAGGGAATGGCGTTCGAAGATCGGGAAGATTCCTGTGGTCGTCGAGTAA